One Paenibacillus sp. SYP-B4298 genomic window, TGCGCAGCTCAATCGTCAGCTCAGCGACCTTGAGCACATCCGCTCCGCCCTCCTCCTTGTTCTTCTGCTGGAAGATGCGCAGCAGGTTGCGGACACGCGCCAGCAGCTCTTCCATGGCGAATGGCTTCGTAATATAATCATTGGCGCCGTGCTCGAAGCCGCTTACTTTGTCCGGCACCGTATCTCTGGCCGTCAGCAGAATGATCGGGATCTGGTTCCCATTGTTACGCAGTCTGCGCAGCACCTCAATGCCGTTCAATTCGGGGAGCATCACATCCAGCAGCATGAGATCCCATTCTCCCGACGCCGCCATCTCCAGTCCCTGTCGCCCATTCTCCGCCCTGCCGACTGTATAGCCTTCATGCTCCAATTCTAATTGCAATATGCGTGCAATGCTGTCCTCATCCTCAACGACCAGCAGACGTTCCTGTTCCATCATTATCACCACATTTCAACAAGTTGAATACTTCAGAATCCCTCGGTTGACCAAAGCTACAGCCATCCTCCATAGGCGTATTGGCTCAGCGGTTACCCTCTGGAGGCAGTCTGTAATAAATTTATGATAATGAACACGTAGATGAATTGCAAGTTTACTCGACTGGAAATGAAAGACAAATTCATAAATTTCATATATTCTTTCTATCATGCATGACACTCGCCGCGCGCAATCCAGGAGAAGCGGCTGCTTCGAGCTGCCTAGCTGCGCACGGGGATGGCCTGCTGCATCAATGGTGTCAGCACACGCTCCAGCGTGCGCCGCCAATCCTCGTCATCCGTCGCCCAACGTCCCTCCCAGACACACTGTGTCCAGCGTCCAGCATCCAGCAGCGGCACAGCGGCGCAGGGTTGTTCTGGAAGCAGCGACAGCCATTCTCTTCGACTGGAGAATGCGACATCTTTATTCGCGACCCAGACGGTCGGCAGATGGCGGTTGCGGCGAAGCGCAGCGAGCTGCTTCAAGCGACGCAGCGTATCTGGTACCCACTTGGACAGCCATGGATCAGCCACCAGCACCAGCAATTCCGCCTCCTGCAGCAATGACGTATTTTCCAGCTCGCGCCAATGTGAGGATATGTCGATCAAGGCCAGCTCCTCCTGCTCCGACTGCTGCTCAAGCAACTGCATTAGCCGAATATCGGCGTCCCGCGGGTCCTTGCTCGGAGAGCTGAGCATCAGCCAGCTTGCCATCTCCTCACGGTACAGCTCATAGCCTAGCGAGATTGCTGCTTGCTCCCTGCGCCCCGCCTTGCCGGAATTGTCCAGCGCGAGCAGCGCCCGCCACTCCGGCAAGACCAGCGGGTGCTCAATCGCGCTGCAGGCGATCTGCCGTTGCTGTAGCAGCTTCGTCATCGTCAGCGTGAGGAAGGTTGACCCTGAGCCAGGAGAGACGGAGGCGATAACTACCCTTCTAGGTCTTCGGACGGATAGGTCTGGGCCTAGAGAGACGGTTCGTCCGTCTCCTGACGCCTCTTGTCCCGGGAGGCGCATATACTCCCTAGAGATGTTCATCAGCGCTTCCCCGACCTCAGCAGCAGAGGCTGGACGCTGGCGCGAATCCGCCGAGAGCAGGCGGCAGATCAATCCCTCAAGGCCTGGTAGCTGCCGCCAGATGGCATGATGCCACTGGAGAGCGTTGCGTACCGCATGGCTCCCCTGCTCACGTGCATCCCAGGCAGCTCCGGGATGGTACAAAAGTCCTATTGCCATATAATACAGCAGTGCCCCGAAGCCGTAGAGGTCTGTGCGGGCGTCTGTCTGCGCCCCGCCGCTCTGCTCGGGCGCCGCGAAGCCTGGAGTCCCCAGCAATTGCGTATCCGCAGCAGCGCCAAAACGGAAAAAACGGGCGATGCCGAAATCAATCAGCTTGATGCGCTCGCCTGTCTCCAGCATGACATTCGACGGCTTCAAATCACGGTGAATGATTGGCGGCTGCTGACGGTGCAGATAATCCAGCACACCACTGAGCTGAATAGCCACCGATAGCAGCGAAGCAGGCGGCAGCACGCCGCCGCACTTCTCCATATAGCGCCCGAGTGTACTGCCCTCGATAAACTCCGTCACCAGCACCGCCTCGGCTCCATTCTCACGCTCGAAATAGTCAGCCACTGCAGGCAAGCAGGGATGGTGAAGCCGCATGAGCAGTTGCGCCTCCTGCAGGTAGCCCTCTGCTCCAGGCGGTCTGCTCATCTGTTTTAGCGCCCAACGCTTGCCAGGCAAGCGGACATCGCGCGCTTCGTATACGGTGCCCATGCCTCCAGCGCCCGCCACCCCCACGATCTCATATCTATCTTGAATAATGCTCCCCATGTCCCATTGCTTCAATTAAAGCCCTCCTTATCGTCTGATCCAGGACGTATCTGAACACTCTGAACGGATCAAATGGCCTGGCCAAATTTTCGTTCCAGATAGACACGACCTGGCCACGCAACGCTATATATGAAAAAAAGCATCGCGACGAAGGCGCTGTGTGCGCCCTGCATCGGGATGCTTTCCCAGGTTATTTTTTTTCCAGCCATAGTGTAATCTCGTCCCGGTTATGGAACAGTTGCTTCGCCTTGCGAATCACGAATGCCTCCTGCAGCCTGCTCAGCACCTCGCGAATGGTCTGCAGCGGCTTGCGGTGCATCAGCTTGACCGTAATGACGGCTATCCCACCGCTTCGAAGCGCCGCCTGAAGCTCCAGCACCAGCTTGCACATCTGCATCGGACTCCAGCTCATGTCACAGACGAGCAGATCGAAGCTGTCAGGCGCAAGCTTGACATCGGACGCATTTTTCTTCAGATACGTCAGCCGGGGATAAGCCAGCAGCGAAGGGTGTAGCTCGGCCGGATCGATCGCCGTTACCGCAAGTCCGCGCTCCAGCAATAGCGATGTCCAACCGCCTGGCGCAGCGCCAACATCTAGCGCTGATCTGTACTGGGCAAAATCAAGACCAAAGGCCCGCTCCGCCTCCAGCAGCTTGAACTTGGCGCGCGACACCTGTCCGTCCTCCCGCTGAAAGCGCACGGCTCCTCCCGGCCAGTCAGACAGCAGCTCCTGCGGCGTCCCCCAACCGATCAGCAGTTGATCCCTAGTCGCATAGATGGAAATGATCCACTCGGGCTGCTTGAGCGCCGGCTCGCTGCCCAGCTCCAGCAGCACCGCATCGACCACCGCCTTCGTATCTGCCGCCGAATAGGGGAAGACGGTTCCTTCGACCCGGCGAATGTGAACCGCAGTACGTTTCCCGGCAAATTGACTGCCTGCATGGCGCACCACGTCACCCAGCTCCTGCAGATCGTCAGCCATGCCGCTGAGCGGAATCGTTCGCTCGATCGGCTGAATATGACGCAAAAAGATCGGCTCGTGCTGCGCAATAGCAGACAGTACAGCCCCATGATTCAATTCGGTCTCAAAGCTGAACACTTCACCGCTGCTGAGCTGCTGAAACTTAATGTCGTGAAGCAACCGCCGCAGCTCCTCCATCGCGTAAGGAGCAAAGCCTTTATTAGCCGTACCTATCCAGCGGCTCACGGTCTTCCCTCCTGCTCGCCCACCTTGATCCATGGCCTGTCGTATGTCCATTCCACCTGGATCGGCACATCATAGGCCTGACTCAGCAGTTCATCTGTCAGTACCTCGCGCTTGGGCCCAGCGGCAGCTACCTTGCCCTCATGGATCAGTGCAACATGGGTAAACAATGGTATAATTTCCTCGATATGATGGGTAACATACACTGCCGTCATGCTCTCCTGACTCAATCGGTTCAGCTCCTTGAGCAGCTTCTCGCGCTCGAACAGGTCCAGACCGGCACAAGGCTCGTCCAGTATAAGCAGCTTCGGATCAGCCATCAAGGCACGAGCCAGCAGCGCCTTTTTGCGTTCTCCCTGGGATAGAGTGCCTAGCGACTGTTCGGCCAGATGTCCGATGCCCATGCTCTGCAGCAGCCCGTAAGCGCGCTCCTGCACCTCCTGCGGAATTTCCTGATAAAAGCGCAAGAATGCAAAAGCTCCCGTTGCGACAACCTCCCATACCCGATCGGCAAGGGCGAGCTTCTCAATCAAGGACTGGCTAATATAGCCGATCTGCTTGCGCACCTCGCGCACATCGCATTGACCATATCGGTTGCCCAGCACCTCCACAGTGCCTGAGCTGGGGAACATATAGCCGGTCATCATTTCCAGCAAGGTCGTCTTGCCGGAGCCGTTCTTGCCCAGGATGACCCAGTGCTCACCGGGGTTCATCTGTATCGTTACGCCGTCCAGAATGACGCGCTCCTCGCGACGCAAATAGAGATCATTCAAATAAATCATGCGTTACCGCCTTTCTGTAGCACAGCAGCCCCTGTCAGGGGCTAGCCGCCATGTTGTATATCTCGCTCCCCCTGCCGCTGCGCAAAGCCTCTCAGCGCCTCATCCGAATCTGCCATCGGGCCAAAATGCAGCAGCACCCCTTCGGGAGCATGCTGGGACAGATGCTGGTACATTTTCATTTTGCCGGCAGGTGAAGAGGTGTGCAAATAGATTTCCTGCGGATAGCGTCCGCTGCTTACGATATGCTTGGCAACCTCCATGCCGGTCGGCTCGCCCCATCCCAGATCAAAATCAAGCGACAGTATGCCAATCTCCTCCTGATCGAGAAGCAGGATACATTCCTCCGCATTCAGAGCCAGCACAAATCCGGTTGGACAACGTCTGTAATCATCAAGATAAAGGTGAATCATCACAGGCTGCCTCCTTTTCATCCATCCACTGTCTCAGCCGCCCGATCTGCTCCCGATGCGTGCCATCGGGGTCCTTCGCTGTTTCCAGCACCACCGGAAGTCCGGCAAGCTCGGGGAGCTGTATGAAGCGACGCAGTCCACTCTCCCCAATCCAGCCTTGGCCGACTACGGCGTGGCGGTCGCGTGCAGAGCCGGAGGGGTAAGCCGAGTCGTTCAGATGAACCGCAGCCAGATGCGCCATATAGCCTGTCGCCCGCGCCTTGTCGGCAAAGGACAGCTCCTGTGGATCGCTCCATACTCCGCTGGCGAACAGATGGCATGTATCCAGGCAAAAGGCGATCTGCTCCGCATAGCGCGACAGCAGGCGAACCTGCACCAGCTCCTCGAAGGTGGTGCCCATGGATGCATGGTCACCCGCCTGATTCTCCAGCAGCAGTTTGGCATGTCCCTCCCACTGCGACAGTGTCTTATCCAAACATTGTATTATATTTTTGTAGCCTTGTAACGGGTCTTTTCCTTTGTAAATGCCAAAATGCACGACCACGCCGACCGAACCACAGCTCTCGGCAATATCAAGATCATTCAGCAGCGATGCAACTGTGGCTTCTTGCTGCTGCTCATTATCGGCAGCCAGATTGACCGGATACGGGGCATGAGCGATGGACAACAAGCCATGCTCCTTGCATAGCGCCGCACAACGGGCCGCGTCCTTGCGGTCGAATGCTTTGACGCCAAGGCTGCGCGGATTTTTCGGGAAATATTGAAACGAGCCGCCCCCTTGGTGAAGCGCAGCGTGCGCGGCTGCCGCATATCCATGGCCAATGCTAACATGACTGCCGAATTGAGGCATGGAATCAGCTCTCCTTTTGACAATTAGGGCAGTAAAATACTTTGCGCGAGGACATCTCGGTCTTCACAATCGCTGTCCCGCACTGCACACACGGCTCGCCGCCCCGGTCATAGACGAGGCATTGGCTGTTATAGCCCCCAGTGAGCTCATCATCTCGGGTAAATGGCAGCTCCATATAACCGCCCTTGTCAGCCGCATCACGCAGCACCTTATGCATCGCATGATAGAGCCGCTCCAGCTCCGTCTCGTCGAGCGTAGTCAGCTTCCTGTCGGGGCGAATACCTGCTGTGAAGGCGATCTCGTCGGCATAGCAGTTGCCGATCCCTGAGAGCACATGCTGATCGACGAGCGCGTTCTTGAGCGCGCTGCGCTTGCCCTGCAATCTCGCCTTGAAGTTTTCCAGCGTCACTCGCTTGTCGAATGGATCAGGTCCCAGCTCCGCAAGACGCGCCTCCACCTCCTTCACCGACAGATAATGCAGAAATCCTAATCGTAACCCGATAAAGTATAAATGCCCTTGCTCAAATGTCAGCGTCACCTGTACGGTCCGATCCGGGCGATCCTGCTCATCCGAGCCATAGTACAGCAGGCCGCCCAGCATCAGGTGCAGCAGCAACCGCTTGCCATTATCCAGATGAAATAATATATATTTGCCGCGGCGCTCGATAAACCAGATCGTTCTGCCTTCAAGCTCCCGCTTGAACTGCTCGGCATCTACATTGACACTCTTCTCTCTTGCAATCTCGACCGAGCGGATGCTCTTCCCAGCCACATGCTTGGTCAGCATCGCCCGATATGTTTCCATCTCCGGCCATTCAGGCATTCGTTCATCTTCCTCCCTGATCTCTAGAAGCATCTTCCTTCTCTTATGTCCCCAGCATCGATAAAATATACGTGTTCAACTGGCGCAGATCCGCAAACACGCCATCTGGCTGCATACCGGTCTGTTCCATGTAATGCGGCAGATTATCGAGTGTCGTCAGCCCTGTCAGCACCAGCGCGGTGCCACAGCCGGCTCCATGACCAGCCGCAATATCTGTCGCCATATTATCGCCCACCATCCAGGTCTGCTCTGCCTCCAGGCCGATCCGGCGCAGCGCATAGCTCACCAGAATGCGAGACGGCTTGCCAATCACCGTCGGCTGCACGCCTGACGCAGTTGACAACAGCGCTGACAGCGAGCCGGCTCCAGGCAGCAAGCCGTCATCTGACGGCAGCAGTACATCCGGGTTGGTCAATATGTATTCAGCACCGCCTAGCAGCAGGCTGACCGCACGCTGCAGCTTGCTGTAATCCAGCTCGCGATCCAGGCCCTGCAGCACATAGCGAGCCTCGCCGTTATCCACAAGCTGCAGCCCTGCGTCGGCAGCGGCAAGCTTCAGCCCTGCCTCGCCCACAATATGTACCGTTGCCCCCGGACTATGTTCGGCAATATAAGCTGCCGCGGCTTGGGCAGATGTAACGACCTCATCCGCACTGGCTGATATGCCCATACGCTCCAGTCGAGCAGCAACCAGCTCTGGCGCTGCAGTCGAGTTATTCGTCACGAACAGAAAGGGCAGACCGCACTCGCGCAGCGAGGCAATCCATTCATCCGCGCCGTCAATGCGCCGCTCCCCATGGTATAAGGTGCCGTCCAGGTCAATTAGCAGACCTTGCGGCTTCCGAAGATTTGTCTTCAACACCGTACCCTCACTCCCTAGGCCAGGGCGTGTATGCACAACCCTAGCAACGATCCAGCTTCCGCTGCAGCCGGTCAATCCGTTTGTCCAGCGCGGCCTGCTCAGCCCGCTGCTTGGCATCCGCACGCTGCAATTGATGGCGGCTCATCAACAGCTCGCGTGCCGCCTCTGCACAGGCGAGCGCAGCGTGCAGGTCTTTGACGCGATGCTCACAATACATCGCAAGCTCAATGTTAGCCTCGACGGCCGCCTTAGGCGCCGCCTCGTACAATTGAGCCACCTTTTGCCACAATACCACAGCTCGCTCCCAATTGCCATGCTTCTTGTCTCTTGCCGCCAGCAACAGCAGGCACGGCTCCGCTCTCCGCCCCACCTCAAGCGCCCGTTCGAGCAGCGGCTCCGCCACCTCCGCGCAGTTCATCCGCTCCAGCCAAAGCCCCGTCCGAATCAGCTCCTCGGTCTCTGCCGGGCGATAAACCTCATCGATCACTCTGCCAGCCAGCAGCCTGCCGAAGCGAATCGATAGACAGGCCATCGCCAGCATGTCCAGCTCATTATGGACAAATACTCCCTCCAGCGGCTGCGGGTTCGCGTCAGCGAGAAATCGGAAATAGATTTCCGGCGCCTGCGAGCCAGGCACATCGTCCACTCTGAAGATGCCAAGCCGCTCCTCCTCGACATGGCTCAGCTTGCAGGAGGCCAGCGTATTGCGCCAGATGCTGCGCGACGGATGAAGAAAGTCCAGATGCCGCAGCTTCAGCTCCACTCGGCCCAGTCCATTCATAATGAACCGGCTCGCCAGCACCGGCCAGTCGAACGTGCGCCCGTTATACGTGACCAAGTAGCGATAATCGTCCAGCTTCGCCTTCAAGTCAGCGAGCATGGCGCGCTCCTCTGCCGGATGTCGAATCAAATATTGCATAATGACGAGCTGTTGCCGCTCCACATAAGCCAATCCGACCATGAACGGAATATTGCCCGCGCCTGCTCCCAGGCCCGTCGTCTCCAGATCCAGGTACAGCAGATTATCCGCAGCGGGCTCCGCCTCATCTGCGCCACTACCCTCAGGATGGAAGGCGGCAAGCGCCGCGCTCGCCTCCAGCAGCTCCGACAGTTGATGGTGACCATGACGATGGGTCAATGGATACCTTACCTCACGCGCCAGATAACTCCCCCAACTGTTATGTCGCTCCGTAACGCCCAGCCGCTGCCATACTGCGGCATAAGCATCAAGCACAGGCGTGACGGCCACATCCGGCATGACGGCAGCGGCCATTTGCGCCTCAGCAGCAACCTGCTCCTCGCACACTGCAGGCCCAGGCTCCTGCCCTCGCGCCGTGGGCGGCACATCCTGCAGCGTCTCCGTTCCTTCCGTATCCGTCAGCTCTGTCTGCTCTATACCTCCGCTCGGCTTGCCCAGCAGCCGGTTCATTCGCTCTCGCAGTCTGCTCATCCGCTCTCCTCCGATTTCACCAGCAGCATCATTGAACTGCTGTCCCTGGGACTTGCCTATCGAGTCCATCTCCCCATTCGATTCAACCCTGGCTATAGAAGGCTCAGAAGCTCTATACTTTTGTTTTTCCCGTTCATTCCTGCTATTTCGGAACCAATACATGACGGGCAGCCCTCCTTGCAAGGACATTTCCTGATCAGATTTTTGGCTGACTCCCGCACTTCGTCAAAACGCTTGTACACGTTATCCGCTAACCCGATGCCTCCGGGGTAGTGGTCATAGATGAAGATCGTAGGCAGCCCTGTGTGGGCTGCTTTGATCTGCGGGGTGACATGGACATCTCCACGGTCACACATAACCAGTACAGGGACGATGTGCTGCAACACGTTCGCGATTCCCAGCAGCAACTGCTCCAATGTCTTCACGCCGATCTCGGGGTCTACCTGCTTCAGCTCCAGCCACGTAGCGCTTGTATGCAATTCTTCTTCCGGCAGATGAATCGGGCCAGAGCCTATGTTCTCGAACGTGGTCATTTTAATTTTCTTGAATATAGTAGGAATCATATTCACCGCAACATCCCCAAAGTGTATGGCGGCCTGTCCTCGATCACTCGTCCGGTCAATCTCCAGCACCTTCAGATTGACGGCCAGGTTAGCATCCGTGTAGTATTCTACGTCTACCTCGCGAACATAGGCCTTCTTGTGCTCCCAGTCCAGCTTCTCCACCTGATACTGCACGCCCTCGTGCAAATAGATGGCCTCGTCATGCAGCAGGGTCATCGCACTGAAGCGATCCATTTCACCGATAATTTTTACCGCGGCGACATGAGATTGATCGATGATCACCACATTTTCCTGGGATGCGGAACGCAGGCTGATCTCGCTTGCCGGGAAGGATTGCGCCGACCAATAGAAGGTATCTCCGTTGCGATGCAGCACACGTTCCTCCTGGAGGTATTCCAGTATATCCGTGACGTCGAGCGGGCCGAATTCCTCATCCGCTTTGAATGGGAGCTCATAGGCTGCACACCGCAAATGATCCACTAGAATCAGCAGGTTCTCCGGGTTAATCCGCGCATGCTCCGGTGTAAGCTCAAAGAAGTAATCCGGGTTCTGAACGATATACTGATCGAGCGGTGTTGAGCTGGCCACCATAATGATCAGAGCCTCCCCATGCCGCCTTCCCGCACGCCCGGCCTGCTGCCAGGTGCTGGCTATGCTGCCCGGGTATCCGGTCATGATGCAGACTTGAAGCTGCCCTATATCTACGCCCAGCTCCAGCGCGTTCGTACTTACGACACCCAGAATTTCGCCATCTCTAAGTCCGCGCTCGATTTCTCTGCGTTGCTTCGGGAGGTATCCTCCCCGGTAACCGCGAATCGACTTTGTGCCCAGCTCGTTTTTGACCAGCTCCTGAATATGACTGAGGATAATCTCGACTCTCACGCGGCTGCGGGCAAATACGATGGTTTGAATCTTATGTCTCAGGAAGTTCTTGGCCAGGTCATTGACCTCAACGGTCGCACTCTTCCTGATGTTAAGCGGCGCATTTACAATCGGGGGGTTGTAAAACACGAAGTGCTTGCGTCCGCGCGGCGCTCCATTATCGTTAATGAGCCGCATGGGGCTGCCTGTTAATTGCTCGGCCAGCTCCCTCGGATTGGCAATCGTCGCCGATGTGCATATGAAGGTCGGATCGCTCCCATAGAATCGGCAGATCCGTCGCAGCCTGCGAATAACATTCGCAACATGACTGCCGAATACGCCTCGATAGGTGTGCAGCTCGTCAATGACGATGAACTTTAAATTTTCAAACAGGTTCACCCATTTGGTATGATGCGGCAATATGGCTGAATGCAGCATGTCCGGGTTCGTAATCACGATATGTCCGGCTTGTCTGACAATCTGCCGGATGGCAGGCGACGTATCCCCGTCGTAGGTATAACTCTTAATGTCAATGCCCATCTCGTCTATTATTTCGTTAAGCTCGCTCTTTTGATCCTGTGACAGGGCCTTCGTCGGGAACAGATACAATGCCCTGCTCATATCATCATTAGCGATGGCCTGGAGTACAGGCAGGTTGTAGCATAGCGTTTTGCCGGATGCTGTCGGCGTCACCGCTACGATATTTTCCTTGGCAGCTACGGTACGGTATGCCGTTTCTTGGTGCGTATAGAGCTCCGATATGCCCCGGCGATGCAGAGCCTCCCGAATTCGCGGGTCAACACCTTCCGGGATGGGTCGCGTCTTGGCCTCCTGTGGCGGCATTTCGTACCAGTGGGCTATATTTTCATTTTTACGCAATTCATCAATCAATTCAATGAGAGACTTCTTGTTCAGCATGCAGTCACCCCGCACCAAATTTGGCGAAGCTAACGTCCTGACCCAAGCGCAAACGGCTGCTTCCCGCCTTGATTGGCAAAGCTCCGTATCGCGTAGATCTAAGTCAGGTATAAGCCGCTTCACTTATAAATCATACATAAAAATAATTCCCCGCACAGGCAGGGAAAGCGTTGTTGCTATGTAGACAGAGGGATGCCGCATGCATTGGCTTCCAAAGACGCGACCGTGCGCGCCTCGCGCCGCGGATCTCTGCCAGTCCGTGACATTGAGCCTCATTGCTTACTCCTCATTTTACAGAATACACGTTCGCGCTGCAATGAAATTTTGTTGTGCCGACAGCAAATTTCTTCGTAAATCATCGTTTTTCAACAGTGGTTCTCCACTGTATGCCGGCAAGCCTCTGTACGGTGCCAACAACATATAGAAGTGTCCCTGGCTCCCTCCCCCATATGTTGCCGGCATACCGCTCAAAAGCGACACATGGCGAAATAGCGCCATTCAATGAGCAGGCAGCAGACTGTCATATCCTGCGATTTCCCGGGAAACGGGAAATTCCCCTATTATACTGGTGGACAGCATGAAGCCGCCAGAGCCAACTGCAAGGCAGCGGTTCTGGCGGCTTCACCTGCTTGCGCCTATGCTTTTTCGACGTTGAAGTACTGCGCCTCGGGATGAGCGAACACCATCGCAGATACGGATGCTTCCGGCTCCATCATAAAGCCCTCTGTCAACTGCACTCCGATGTCCTCAGGCCGCATCAGCTCGAATAACGGCTCCTGATCCTCCAGATTCGGACAGGCCGGATAGCCGAAGGAGACGCGAATTCCCTGGTAACGGGCACCTAGCCGCTGCTTCATCGTCATTTCTTGCGGATCAGGGAAGCCCCATACATCACGCATCATATGATGCACTCGCTCTGCCAAGCCTTCAGCCACCTCAAGAGCTACCGATTGCAGCGCATGCGAGCGCAGATAATCGCCATTATCCTTGAGCACCGTGGCCTTCTCGCGCACTCCTTCGCCTGCCGTCACAACGAGGAAGCCGACATAATCCATGACGCCGCTCTCCACCGATTTGAGATAATCGGCCAGACACAGGTACGGCTCCACCTGCTGCCGCGGGAAGCTGAAGCGCTTGATCTCCTTCGCATGATTGTCCGGGTCATAGATGATAATGTCGTTCCCCTCGGACTGAGCCGGGAAGAAACGATACATGCCGTGCGCCTGAATCGTCCCCTCTTCGTTCGCTTCCTTCAGTATGCTGTCCACGGTCTCCTT contains:
- a CDS encoding DEAD/DEAH box helicase, with amino-acid sequence MNKKSLIELIDELRKNENIAHWYEMPPQEAKTRPIPEGVDPRIREALHRRGISELYTHQETAYRTVAAKENIVAVTPTASGKTLCYNLPVLQAIANDDMSRALYLFPTKALSQDQKSELNEIIDEMGIDIKSYTYDGDTSPAIRQIVRQAGHIVITNPDMLHSAILPHHTKWVNLFENLKFIVIDELHTYRGVFGSHVANVIRRLRRICRFYGSDPTFICTSATIANPRELAEQLTGSPMRLINDNGAPRGRKHFVFYNPPIVNAPLNIRKSATVEVNDLAKNFLRHKIQTIVFARSRVRVEIILSHIQELVKNELGTKSIRGYRGGYLPKQRREIERGLRDGEILGVVSTNALELGVDIGQLQVCIMTGYPGSIASTWQQAGRAGRRHGEALIIMVASSTPLDQYIVQNPDYFFELTPEHARINPENLLILVDHLRCAAYELPFKADEEFGPLDVTDILEYLQEERVLHRNGDTFYWSAQSFPASEISLRSASQENVVIIDQSHVAAVKIIGEMDRFSAMTLLHDEAIYLHEGVQYQVEKLDWEHKKAYVREVDVEYYTDANLAVNLKVLEIDRTSDRGQAAIHFGDVAVNMIPTIFKKIKMTTFENIGSGPIHLPEEELHTSATWLELKQVDPEIGVKTLEQLLLGIANVLQHIVPVLVMCDRGDVHVTPQIKAAHTGLPTIFIYDHYPGGIGLADNVYKRFDEVRESAKNLIRKCPCKEGCPSCIGSEIAGMNGKNKSIELLSLL